The following proteins are co-located in the Pseudomonas sp. ATCC 13867 genome:
- a CDS encoding ABC transporter substrate-binding protein, with product MFNPKEFNPHQQDCIEVLIEKTRRGQIDRRTFLKGMGLMAALPLALRSGVSFAAGDKPLVVVNWGGDAIKAFGKAWTEGFSKATGIPVKIDGSGPTEGAIRTQLSSGRVSWDVVDAESSILQNLGKEGLVQAIDYNVVSKDKVLPGFAYEYGIADYMLSYVIAYDSERFGDKAPKTWADFWDVKTFPGKRTLYKWMNGMLEAALLADGVAPDKLYPLDVARAMKKIEELKPHVLAFWGSGAETQQLLIEGEVSMGAIWNTRAQVITEDSEDRIKWTFDNALLGCSNWGVLKGNPAGTEAAMKFIAYAQDPQSQVELFKMFGNGPANPAAAALIPDDRKHLNCTDPANLPKQIMLSHEWYTDHYAATLEQYLTHISK from the coding sequence ATGTTCAATCCGAAAGAGTTCAATCCTCACCAGCAAGACTGCATCGAAGTCCTCATCGAAAAGACCCGCCGCGGGCAGATCGACCGCCGCACCTTCCTCAAGGGTATGGGCCTGATGGCCGCCCTGCCGCTGGCCCTGCGCAGCGGCGTGAGCTTCGCTGCCGGCGACAAGCCGCTGGTGGTGGTGAACTGGGGCGGCGACGCCATCAAGGCGTTCGGCAAGGCCTGGACCGAGGGCTTCAGCAAGGCCACCGGCATCCCGGTGAAGATCGACGGCAGCGGCCCCACCGAGGGCGCCATCCGCACCCAACTGTCCAGCGGCCGGGTGAGCTGGGACGTGGTCGACGCGGAAAGCTCAATCCTGCAGAACCTGGGCAAGGAAGGCCTGGTACAGGCCATCGACTACAACGTCGTCTCGAAGGACAAGGTGCTGCCCGGCTTCGCCTACGAATACGGCATCGCCGACTACATGCTCAGCTACGTGATCGCCTACGACAGCGAGCGCTTCGGCGACAAGGCGCCCAAGACCTGGGCCGACTTCTGGGACGTGAAGACCTTCCCCGGCAAGCGCACCCTCTACAAGTGGATGAACGGCATGCTCGAGGCCGCGCTGCTGGCCGACGGCGTGGCGCCGGACAAGCTCTACCCGCTGGACGTGGCGCGCGCCATGAAGAAGATCGAGGAGCTCAAACCCCACGTGCTGGCCTTCTGGGGCTCGGGCGCGGAGACTCAGCAGTTGCTGATCGAGGGCGAAGTATCCATGGGCGCGATCTGGAACACCCGCGCCCAGGTAATCACCGAGGACAGCGAAGACCGCATCAAGTGGACCTTCGACAACGCCCTGCTGGGCTGCAGCAACTGGGGCGTGCTCAAGGGCAACCCGGCCGGCACCGAGGCGGCCATGAAGTTCATCGCCTACGCCCAGGACCCGCAGTCCCAGGTGGAACTGTTCAAGATGTTCGGCAACGGCCCGGCCAACCCTGCCGCCGCCGCGCTGATCCCGGACGACCGCAAGCACCTGAACTGCACCGACCCGGCCAACCTGCCCAAGCAGATCATGCTCAGCCACGAGTGGTACACCGACCACTACGCGGCAACCCTGGAGCAGTACCTGACCCACATTTCCAAGTGA
- a CDS encoding alpha/beta hydrolase produces MRALFCLFVLLLAGCAARDQLPDFDASTDKDLPATWFEAVIVARDGTKLSATVFQPALKAGETAPLVVHTHGWGGWRVTGPDGYYGKTMMSGRAALRAWKAGFWVVSYDQRGWGGSDGRIEMMNPQFEVQDASAVIDWSAAHLPRLRMDGPNDPRVGMLGESYGGAVQLLASAEDPRIDAIVPIATWYDLADALAPDGQLKIGWGGVLVSLGLATGYDLGKFVQADYLHTTGGRMAAPVQAELHANSLASYCAAGRRPHADALLIQGLRDTLFPLDQGLQIRQCLKQGPADVRLLGMQGGHILPPPLQAWSGLPPFNNEPVIHCGSRAINLYTGIVAWYEEKLRQRPGAADGVPDLCISLDLDQGLALDDLPPPGPTVTLPATAIRPAVSGLLQPSRFIPLQRVSEHSALLGSAEVHLSQPLAGRPDAQVFAALAIRSADGRTRRLDEQVKPLANQGSTRLNAVSASLAPGDEIGLLVSGFSDQYLFNSSWRLSPVELQGEVQLPSLVPLQPRVAVHP; encoded by the coding sequence ATGCGCGCCCTCTTCTGCCTGTTCGTCCTGCTGCTCGCCGGTTGCGCCGCCCGCGACCAGTTGCCCGACTTCGACGCCAGTACCGACAAGGACCTGCCCGCCACCTGGTTCGAGGCGGTGATCGTCGCCCGCGACGGCACGAAGCTCTCCGCCACCGTATTCCAGCCCGCGCTGAAAGCCGGCGAAACCGCCCCGCTGGTCGTCCATACCCACGGCTGGGGCGGCTGGCGGGTCACCGGGCCGGACGGTTACTACGGCAAGACCATGATGTCCGGCCGCGCCGCGCTGCGCGCCTGGAAGGCCGGCTTCTGGGTGGTCAGCTACGACCAGCGCGGCTGGGGCGGCAGCGACGGGCGCATCGAGATGATGAACCCGCAGTTCGAGGTACAGGACGCCAGCGCGGTGATCGACTGGTCCGCCGCGCACCTGCCGCGCCTGCGGATGGACGGCCCGAACGACCCGCGCGTCGGCATGCTTGGCGAAAGCTACGGCGGCGCGGTGCAACTGCTCGCCTCGGCGGAAGACCCGCGCATCGATGCCATCGTGCCCATCGCCACCTGGTACGACCTGGCCGATGCCCTGGCACCCGATGGCCAACTGAAGATCGGCTGGGGCGGCGTACTGGTCAGCCTGGGCCTGGCCACCGGCTACGACCTGGGCAAGTTCGTCCAGGCCGATTACCTGCACACCACCGGCGGGCGCATGGCCGCGCCGGTGCAAGCCGAACTGCACGCCAACAGCCTTGCCAGCTATTGCGCGGCGGGCCGCCGGCCCCACGCCGACGCCCTGCTGATCCAGGGCCTGCGCGACACGCTGTTCCCGCTGGACCAGGGCCTGCAGATCCGCCAGTGCCTGAAACAGGGCCCGGCGGACGTGCGCCTACTGGGCATGCAGGGCGGGCACATCCTGCCGCCGCCCCTGCAGGCCTGGAGCGGGCTGCCGCCGTTCAACAACGAGCCGGTGATCCACTGCGGCTCGCGGGCGATCAACCTCTACACCGGCATCGTCGCCTGGTACGAGGAAAAGCTGCGCCAGCGTCCCGGCGCCGCCGACGGCGTGCCGGACCTGTGCATCAGCCTGGACCTGGACCAGGGCCTGGCGCTGGACGACCTGCCGCCGCCCGGCCCTACCGTGACGCTGCCAGCCACGGCCATCCGCCCGGCAGTGAGCGGCCTGCTGCAACCCTCCCGCTTCATTCCCCTGCAACGTGTCAGCGAGCACAGCGCCCTGCTCGGCAGCGCCGAAGTGCACCTCAGCCAGCCGCTGGCCGGGCGCCCCGACGCGCAGGTGTTCGCGGCTCTGGCGATCCGCAGCGCGGATGGCCGTACCCGGCGCCTGGACGAACAGGTGAAACCGCTGGCGAACCAGGGCAGCACGCGGCTAAACGCCGTCAGCGCCAGCCTCGCGCCGGGGGATGAGATTGGGTTGCTGGTGAGCGGGTTCAGCGACCAGTACCTGTTCAACAGCTCCTGGCGGCTATCCCCCGTGGAATTGCAGGGTGAAGTGCAACTGCCCAGCCTCGTCCCGCTGCAGCCCCGCGTTGCCGTGCACCCGTAA
- the rlmM gene encoding 23S rRNA (cytidine(2498)-2'-O)-methyltransferase RlmM has translation MNTLLLHCRPGFESEVCAELSEHAARLGIPGYARARPSAAYAEFVCQDADGAERLMRQLRFSELIFPRQWARGVGFTVLPEQDRIGAILEALAGAPQCGSLWLEVFDTNDGKALSTFCRKFEKPLRAALAKAGRLLDDPSLPRLLLTFRSGREAFVGLAESRNCAMWPMGIPRLKFPREAPSRSTLKLEEAWHHFIPRADWDRRLAPDMLAVDLGASPGGWTWQLVNREMRVVAVDNGPLAENLMYSGLVEHQRVDGYAYRPRQRMDWMVCDIVEKPARTGAMMETWIGEGLCREAIVNLKLPMKQRYAEVRRILDRLREAFRERGLKVQVGCKQLYHDREEVTCHLRRLGKGER, from the coding sequence ATGAATACCCTGTTACTGCATTGTCGTCCGGGCTTCGAGAGCGAGGTCTGCGCCGAGCTGTCCGAGCACGCCGCGCGCCTGGGAATCCCCGGTTACGCGCGGGCCAGGCCGTCCGCCGCCTATGCCGAGTTCGTCTGTCAGGACGCCGATGGCGCCGAGCGCCTGATGCGCCAACTGCGCTTCTCCGAGCTGATCTTCCCGCGCCAGTGGGCGCGTGGCGTCGGTTTCACAGTGTTGCCGGAGCAGGACCGCATCGGTGCGATCCTCGAGGCGCTCGCCGGCGCTCCCCAGTGTGGCAGCCTCTGGCTGGAGGTGTTCGACACCAACGATGGCAAGGCGCTCTCGACCTTCTGCCGCAAGTTCGAGAAGCCCCTGCGCGCCGCCCTGGCGAAGGCCGGCAGGCTGCTGGACGACCCCAGCCTGCCACGCCTGCTGCTGACCTTCCGCTCCGGCCGCGAGGCGTTCGTTGGCCTGGCCGAGTCGCGTAACTGCGCCATGTGGCCGATGGGCATCCCGCGCCTGAAATTCCCCCGCGAGGCGCCCAGCCGTTCGACGCTGAAGCTGGAAGAAGCCTGGCACCACTTCATTCCGCGCGCCGACTGGGACCGCCGCCTGGCGCCGGACATGCTCGCGGTGGACCTGGGCGCCTCTCCCGGCGGCTGGACCTGGCAGCTGGTGAACCGCGAAATGCGCGTCGTCGCCGTGGACAATGGGCCGCTGGCGGAGAACCTGATGTACTCCGGGCTGGTCGAGCACCAGCGTGTCGATGGCTACGCCTATCGTCCGCGTCAGCGCATGGACTGGATGGTTTGCGACATCGTCGAGAAGCCCGCGCGCACCGGGGCCATGATGGAAACCTGGATCGGCGAAGGGCTGTGCCGCGAGGCCATCGTCAACCTCAAGCTGCCGATGAAGCAGCGCTACGCCGAGGTGCGGCGTATCCTCGACCGCCTGCGGGAAGCCTTCCGCGAGCGTGGCCTGAAGGTGCAGGTCGGCTGCAAGCAGCTCTACCACGACCGCGAGGAAGTGACCTGCCACTTGCGCCGGCTGGGGAAGGGCGAGCGCTGA
- a CDS encoding MaoC family dehydratase — MKRKLPSLLGSYSRMLLPRRGLGQGERVPYLAMDSRTLHFDLRHLRAYREHFGLDPALGVPLLYPQVISLPLHLRLLSRSRMPLSVLGLIHLRSHIQRYRLLDEHEPLQFDCRILTSRRSALGLEVDVLTEAWHHDMLYWQSITTYLRRGDFLDPGAAPDPLPERAQWHTLEAPIHAGVQWRVPKIVGWRYAGLSGDFNPLHLSRLMASHYGFGKPFAHGMWGLARSLTGRRLAENVRLDAHFKAPLPLGSQVKQSYRRLGQKEQWALLPVEGDGEPMLLAQLDEAPDGPLR, encoded by the coding sequence GTGAAGCGAAAGTTGCCCTCCCTGCTGGGCAGTTACAGCCGCATGCTGCTGCCGCGCCGTGGCCTGGGCCAGGGCGAACGCGTCCCCTACCTGGCGATGGACAGCCGCACCCTGCATTTCGATCTGCGCCACTTGCGCGCCTACCGCGAGCACTTCGGCCTCGATCCGGCGCTGGGCGTGCCGCTGCTCTATCCGCAGGTGATCAGCCTGCCGTTGCACCTGCGCCTGCTCAGCCGCTCGCGCATGCCGCTGTCGGTGCTCGGGCTCATCCACTTGCGCAGCCATATCCAGCGCTACCGCCTGCTCGACGAGCACGAGCCGCTGCAGTTCGACTGCCGCATCCTCACCAGCCGGCGCAGCGCGCTGGGCCTGGAGGTGGACGTACTCACCGAGGCCTGGCACCACGACATGCTCTACTGGCAGTCGATCACCACCTACCTGCGCCGTGGCGACTTCCTCGACCCCGGCGCCGCGCCTGACCCACTGCCGGAGCGGGCCCAGTGGCATACCCTGGAGGCACCGATCCACGCGGGCGTGCAGTGGCGCGTACCGAAGATCGTTGGCTGGCGCTACGCCGGGTTGAGCGGCGACTTCAATCCGTTGCACCTGTCGCGGCTGATGGCCTCGCACTATGGCTTCGGCAAACCCTTCGCCCACGGCATGTGGGGGCTGGCACGCAGCCTGACCGGCCGTCGGCTGGCGGAGAACGTGCGGCTGGACGCGCACTTCAAGGCGCCGCTGCCGCTGGGCAGCCAGGTGAAACAGAGCTATCGCCGGTTGGGCCAGAAGGAGCAGTGGGCGTTGCTGCCAGTCGAGGGGGATGGGGAGCCGATGCTGTTGGCGCAGCTGGACGAGGCGCCGGACGGGCCTTTGCGTTAG
- a CDS encoding ABC transporter permease, translating into MNAHETKAPSRLLATMAMIFMVFPLLAVIPVSFTSKRFLSMPNGNWSLRHYQALLDSPEWLSAIGQSLMVATATCIIATALAVSFSLGIWYLRSRLATLLIGLVLLPMAIPPMISAMVLYFMETKVSQFAPGLGYDTLFGLTIAHIVMVVPYGVVTMLVALSQLDRRIELAARNLGASLGQTTFMVVLPNLKLGVASTALLCFALSWEEIAVTLFVTSTEVNTLPRQIWSGLRDNIDPAVAAISVVLIALTFVALVGRMVAQKLAARPVGN; encoded by the coding sequence ATGAACGCACACGAAACCAAGGCACCGAGCCGCCTGCTGGCGACCATGGCGATGATCTTCATGGTCTTCCCGCTGCTGGCGGTGATCCCAGTGTCCTTCACCAGCAAGCGCTTCCTGTCGATGCCCAACGGCAACTGGTCGCTGCGGCATTACCAAGCGCTGCTGGACAGCCCGGAATGGCTCTCGGCAATCGGCCAGAGCCTGATGGTCGCCACCGCCACCTGCATCATCGCCACCGCGCTGGCGGTGAGCTTCAGCCTCGGCATCTGGTACCTGCGCTCGCGCCTGGCGACCCTGCTGATCGGCCTGGTGCTGCTGCCCATGGCGATCCCGCCGATGATCTCGGCGATGGTCCTGTACTTCATGGAAACCAAGGTCAGCCAGTTCGCCCCCGGCCTGGGCTATGACACCCTGTTCGGCCTGACCATCGCGCACATCGTGATGGTCGTGCCCTACGGCGTGGTGACCATGCTGGTGGCGCTGAGCCAACTGGACCGGCGCATCGAGCTGGCCGCGCGCAACCTCGGCGCGAGCCTGGGCCAGACCACCTTCATGGTGGTGCTGCCGAACCTCAAGCTGGGCGTGGCGAGCACCGCACTACTGTGCTTTGCGCTCTCGTGGGAGGAGATCGCGGTGACCCTGTTCGTCACCAGCACCGAGGTGAATACCCTGCCCCGGCAGATCTGGTCCGGCCTGCGCGACAACATCGACCCGGCCGTGGCGGCCATCTCGGTGGTGCTGATCGCCCTGACCTTCGTTGCGCTGGTCGGGCGGATGGTTGCCCAGAAATTGGCGGCGCGGCCGGTGGGGAACTGA
- the tusA gene encoding sulfurtransferase TusA has protein sequence MSQPVDAILDATGLNCPEPVMMLHNKVRDLPAGGLLKVIATDPSTRRDIPKFCVFLGHELVEQQEEAGTYLYWIRKKAE, from the coding sequence ATGTCCCAGCCTGTCGACGCGATTCTCGACGCCACCGGCCTGAACTGCCCCGAGCCGGTCATGATGCTGCACAACAAGGTGCGCGACCTGCCGGCCGGCGGCCTGCTCAAGGTGATCGCCACCGACCCGTCCACCCGTCGCGACATTCCCAAGTTCTGCGTGTTCCTCGGGCATGAGTTGGTGGAACAGCAGGAAGAAGCGGGGACCTACCTGTACTGGATTCGCAAGAAGGCGGAGTGA
- a CDS encoding ABC transporter permease, which translates to MADNAPSRLKLGALLLPLPVVLIVFYVLPFLGVLGWSVTLPEPGIEQYQRIMTDPAIHDVLWRTFRLCTTVSVISLLIAYLMAYCWVYSPPFWQRVVEICVFIPFWLSVLVRAFGWLIALRSNGLLNEWLQYLGITSEPLQLTRNEMGVVIGMVHFMVPFALFPLVSTMRRLDPRVLLAARGLGAGQMRTFWSIFVPQTIPGILGAFIIVFVFCLGFFITPAILGGGQTVMVAEYVYLQMFQTSNWGLGAALSVVLLALVSGMIWALLRMTRVDKLVG; encoded by the coding sequence ATGGCCGATAACGCCCCCTCGCGGCTCAAGCTGGGCGCCCTGCTGCTGCCGCTGCCGGTGGTTCTGATCGTGTTCTACGTACTGCCCTTCCTCGGCGTGCTCGGCTGGAGCGTGACCCTGCCGGAGCCGGGGATCGAGCAGTACCAGCGGATCATGACGGACCCGGCGATCCACGACGTGCTCTGGCGGACCTTCCGCCTGTGCACCACGGTCAGCGTGATCTCCCTGCTGATCGCCTACCTCATGGCCTACTGCTGGGTCTACAGCCCGCCGTTCTGGCAGCGCGTGGTGGAAATCTGCGTGTTCATCCCGTTCTGGCTGTCGGTGTTGGTGCGCGCCTTCGGCTGGCTGATCGCCCTGCGCAGCAACGGCCTGCTCAACGAGTGGCTGCAGTACCTGGGCATCACCAGCGAGCCATTGCAGCTCACCCGCAACGAGATGGGCGTGGTGATCGGCATGGTGCACTTCATGGTGCCCTTCGCGCTGTTCCCGCTGGTTTCGACCATGCGCCGCCTCGACCCGCGCGTGCTGCTGGCCGCGCGCGGCCTGGGCGCCGGGCAGATGCGCACCTTCTGGAGCATCTTCGTGCCGCAGACCATTCCCGGCATCCTCGGCGCCTTCATCATCGTCTTCGTGTTCTGCCTGGGCTTCTTCATCACCCCGGCGATCCTCGGCGGCGGGCAGACCGTGATGGTGGCCGAGTACGTCTACCTGCAGATGTTCCAGACCAGCAACTGGGGCCTGGGCGCCGCGCTCTCGGTGGTGCTGCTGGCGCTGGTCAGCGGGATGATCTGGGCGCTGCTGCGCATGACCCGCGTCGACAAGCTGGTGGGATAA